The proteins below come from a single Corylus avellana chromosome ca3, CavTom2PMs-1.0 genomic window:
- the LOC132175537 gene encoding kinesin-like protein KIN-14J — MRRLSTCSFSRSMLSGGNVGQHFTEDIELLGFEDADSEEGLSDISDGGLSMGTETDGSIGSVVEYTLFPEVAKPAENIVPERTPAEKPPIQNSGKQLTKNLACASSKRNVTNYIFIS; from the exons ATGAGGAGATTGAGCACTTGCAGCTTCTCAAGGTCAATGTTATCTGGAGGGAACGTAGGCCAGCATTTTACTGAAGACATTGAGCTCTTGGGGTTTGAGGATGCAGATTCTGAGGAAGGATTAAGTGATATCTCTGACGGTGGTCTTTCAATGGGAACAGAAACTGATGGCTCAATAGGCAGTGTTGTGGAGTACACTCTTTTTCCTGAAGTTGCAAAACCAGCTGAAAACATAGTTCCCGAGCGCACACCAGCTGAGAAGCCACCAATTCAGAACTCAGGGAA ACAGCTAACAAAGAATTTGGCATGTGCTTCTtccaagagaaatgttacaaactacatttttatctcatag
- the LOC132174327 gene encoding putative B3 domain-containing protein At1g78640 encodes MDAEISLELKKEERCSSVSLELKLDQYDPWAIKKTIVTSDLGYLSKLVLAEDSVRRHILPHWDAQCIENIKNGVSVPVWDCDTMSEYQLLFKRWESGSYVFIERWKGDFVERRSLKKGDEIGIYWDPGNSRFNFSLPKRGLAWINM; translated from the exons ATGGACGCCGAGATCTCGTTGGAGTTAAAG AAAGAAGAGAGGTGCAGCAGTGTTTCATTGGAGTTGAAGCTCGACCAATATGATCCCTGGGCTATCAAGAAGACGATTGTGACAAGCGATCTGGGGTATTTGTCGAAGTTGGTGCTGGCGGAGGACAGCGTAAGGAGGCATATTTTACCCCATTGGGATGCACAGTGCATTGAGAACATAAAGAATGGGGTGAGCGTTCCAGTATGGGACTGCGACACCATGTCTGAATATCAATTGCTCTTCAAACGATGGGAGAGTGGGAGCTACGTCTTCATTGAAAGATGGAAAGGAGACTTTGTAGAGAGGAGGAGCCTGAAGAAGGGTGATGAGATTGGAATTTATTGGGATCCCGGCaattcaagatttaattttagcCTTCCCAAGCGTGGCCTAGCTTGGATTAACATGTAG